Proteins encoded together in one Carya illinoinensis cultivar Pawnee chromosome 3, C.illinoinensisPawnee_v1, whole genome shotgun sequence window:
- the LOC122303484 gene encoding protein FAR1-RELATED SEQUENCE 5-like: MEKGKEQPSMLRPSSSNIPSADIPSTCPKIPTLAHGYYGPVPMWSPAFLPYPAANQYPTNLQIASSQFQHGLEGPISLINTSSITSRFVGTEDNRPDGGGTESPCTSSRVEESKADRPDAQETPIGSAGTSENVRMDGDDEPKSGMEFNCLEDLMSYYKEYGKKCGFGVMTKRSERGDDETVRYVTLACARGGKARNRILNVANPRPTGKTECKVKINTLKAADGKFRLTTVHNIHNHSLSPKKARFFRCNREVSESVKRVLDTNDLAGIRMNKSFGSLVVGAGGFENLPFLEKDCRNYIDKARHLRLGAGGAGALRDYFLRMQYKNSGFFALMDMNDDGRLKNVFWADPRSRAAYQYFGDVVTFDTTYLTNRYGMPFAPFVGVNHHGQSILLGAGLISSEDTETFVWLFQTWLQCMDGIAPKAIITDQDRAMKNAIAIVFPESRHRFCLWHILKKVLEKLGCYGSYKTGMKTALMKCVYDTQSREEFEKCWDELITTYNLHENVWLQSLYTEREHWVPAFLKEVFWAGMSTTQRTESMNAFFDGYVHAKTNLKEFVDQFDNALKKKIENENMADFHSFNVTIPCISRSPIEKRYQDLYTNAKFREVQHQLTGIIDLDPILWTLVRKIQLPSVLVVYLK; encoded by the exons atggaaaaaggaaaagaacagcCATCCATGCTAAGACCATCTAGCTCAAATATTCCATCTGcg GACATACCATCAACTTGTCCAAAAATCCCAACTTTGGCGCACGGTTATTATGGACCAGTGCCTATGTGGTCACCGGCTTTTCTGCCATATCCCGCTGCCAACCAATATCCAACGAACCTACAA ATTGCTAGTTCCCAATTTCAACATGGCTTGGAAGGCCCGATAtctctcatcaatactagctcCATTACAAGCAGATTTGTTGGTACAGAGGATAATAGACCCGATGGTGGGGGAACTGAGTCGCCATGTACATCATCTAGAGTTGAAGAAAGTAAGGCGGATAGACCAGATGCACAAGAAACCCCTATAGGCAGTGCTGGAACATCTGAGAATGTGAGAATGGATGGTGATGATGAGCCAAAGTCGGGAATGGAGTTTAATTGCCTAGAAGATTTAATGAGTTATTATAAAGAATATGGTAAGAAATGcgggtttggggtgatgacaaaAAGGAGTGAGAGGGGAGATGATGAGACTGTTAGATATGTCACACTTGCCTGTGCCCGTGGTGGGAAGGCACGGAATAGGATTTTGAATGTCGCCAACCCACGTCCGACAGGAAAGACAGAATGCAAGGTAAAGATTAATACCTTAAAAGCTGCTGATGGAAAATTTCGGCTGACTACAGTTCATAATATTCATAACCACAGCCTTAGTCCAAAAAAAGCCcgcttctttcgatgtaatagagaagtgagtGAATCCGTAAAAAGAGTCCTAGATACAAATGACCTGGCTGGCATTCGAATGAATAAAAGTTTCGGATCTCTTGTTGTTGGCGCGGGTGGATTTGAGAACCTCCCATTTTTAGAAAAGGATTGCCGTAATTACATCGATAAAGCACGACATCTACGACTGGGCGCAGGTGGTGCTGGAGCGCTTCGAGACTATTTTTTACGGATGCAGTACAAAAATTCGGGATTTTTTGCATTGATGGATATGAATGATGACGGGAGGTTAAAGAATGTATTCTGGGCAGACCCCCGTAGTAGAGCAGCCTAccaatattttggtgatgtggtcACATTTGATACCACATACCTGACGAACCGatatgggatgccctttgcaccatttgttggtgtaaaccaccatgggcaATCAATTTTGTTAGGAGCAGGCTTAATTTCCAGTGAGGATACTGAGACCTTCGTGTGGTTATTCCAGACCTGGCTAcagtgtatggatggtatagcACCAAAGGCTATTATCACTGATCAAGACAGAgcgatgaaaaatgcaattgcaaTTGTCTTTCCAGAAAGTCGACATAGATTTTGCCTGTGGCATATTCTAAAAAAAGTTCTCGAAAAGCTTGGTTGCTATGGTTCATACAAAACTGGAATGAAAACTGCActgatgaaatgtgtgtatgacACCCAAAGTCgggaagagtttgagaaatGTTGGGATGAGTTGATTACCACATACAACTTGCATGAGAATGTATGGTTGCAGAGTTTATACACAGAGCGTGAGCATTGGGTACCGGCATTCTTGAAAGAGGTcttttgggctggaatgagtactACACAGCGAACcgagagcatgaatgccttTTTTGACGGTTATGTTCATGCTAAGACAAACTTGAAAGAATTTGTCGATCAGTTTGATAACgccttgaaaaagaaaattgagaacgaAAATATGGCGGACTTCCACTCATTTAATGTCACAATTCCTTGCATCTCTAGATCTCCAATTGAAAAGAGATATCAAGATTTGTACACAAATGCTAAATTCAGGGAAGTTCAGCACCAACTTACTGGCATTATCGACTTGGACCCAATTCTGTGGACTTTAGTGAGGAAGATACAGTTGCCAAGTGTTCTTGTGGTTTATTTGAAATGA
- the LOC122303486 gene encoding probable cinnamyl alcohol dehydrogenase 9 isoform X1, whose product MAKSPEEEHPQKAFGWAARDSSGVLSPFHFSRRENGEEDVTIKILYCGVCHSDLHIVKNDWGFTRFPVVPGHEIVGVVTKTGKNVKKFKVGDRVGVGVLVGSCKKCDSCQQDLENYCPQVIFTYNSLYHDGTITYGGYSDAVVVEECYVLRFPDNLPPDAGAPLLCAGITVYSPMKYYGMTEPGKHLGVAGLGGLGHVAVKFGKAFGLRVTVISTSPKKEDEAINRLGADAFLVSSDPAKMKVAMGTMDYIIDTVSAVHALAPLLGLLKLNGKLVTLGLPDKPLELPIFPLVLGRKLVGGSDVGGMKETQEMLDFCAEHGITADIELIRMENVNMAMERLAKSDVRYRFVIDVANSLSQ is encoded by the exons ATGGCGAAGTCGCCAGAAGAAGAACACCCACAAAAGGCTTTTGGTTGGGCTGCCAGAGATTCTTCTGGGGTTCTTTCTCCATTTCATTTCTCCAGAAG GGAAAATGGTGAAGAGGATGTCACGATAAAGATACTTTACTGCGGGGTTTGCCACTCTGACTTGCATATTGTTAAGAATGACTGGGGCTTCACGAGGTTTCCTGTTGTTCCCGG GCATGAAATTGTTGGTGTTGTGACCAAAACTGGGAAGAATGTGAAGAAATTCAAAGTGGGTGACCGAGTTGGAGTTGGGGTCCTTGTGGGCTCCTGCAAGAAATGTGACAGTTGCCAACAGGACTTGGAGAATTACTGTCCTCAAGTGATATTTACCTATAACTCCCTCTATCATGATGGGACAATAACTTATGGCGGTTATTCTGATGCTGTGGTTGTTGAGGAATGCTATGTTCTACGCTTTCCTGATAATTTACCCCCTGATGCTGGTGCTCCACTTCTGTGTGCTGGGATCACAGTATACAGCCCTATGAAATATTATGGGATGACTGAGCCTGGCAAGCATTTGGGTGTTGCAGGACTTGGTGGGCTTGGTCATGTTGCAGTGAAATTTGGCAAGGCCTTTGGGTTGAGAGTTACTGTCATTAGTACCTCCCCAAAAAAAGAGGATGAGGCAATCAACAGACTGGGGGCTGATGCTTTTCTTGTTTCTAGTGACCCTGCAAAAATGAAG GTGGCTATGGGTACTATGGATTACATCATTGACACTGTGTCTGCAGTTCACGCTCTGGCTCCGCTTCTTGGTCTACTGAAGTTGAATGGGAAGCTAGTCACTCTCGGTTTGCCTGATAAGCCCCTAGAGCTGCCTATCTTTCCTTTAGTTTTGG GGCGTAAACTTGTTGGAGGAAGTGATGTAGGGGGGATGAAAGAGACACAAGAGATGCTAGATTTCTGTGCAGAGCATGGTATTACTGCGGACATTGAGCTGATCAGAATGGAAAATGTTAACATGGCAATGGAAAGGCTTGCCAAATCTGATGTGAGGTACCGATTTGTTATTGATGTGGCAAACTCCTTGTCACAGTAG
- the LOC122303486 gene encoding probable cinnamyl alcohol dehydrogenase 9 isoform X2, with protein MTCSCVSQENGEEDVTIKILYCGVCHSDLHIVKNDWGFTRFPVVPGHEIVGVVTKTGKNVKKFKVGDRVGVGVLVGSCKKCDSCQQDLENYCPQVIFTYNSLYHDGTITYGGYSDAVVVEECYVLRFPDNLPPDAGAPLLCAGITVYSPMKYYGMTEPGKHLGVAGLGGLGHVAVKFGKAFGLRVTVISTSPKKEDEAINRLGADAFLVSSDPAKMKVAMGTMDYIIDTVSAVHALAPLLGLLKLNGKLVTLGLPDKPLELPIFPLVLGRKLVGGSDVGGMKETQEMLDFCAEHGITADIELIRMENVNMAMERLAKSDVRYRFVIDVANSLSQ; from the exons ATGACATGTTCATGCGTTTCTCA GGAAAATGGTGAAGAGGATGTCACGATAAAGATACTTTACTGCGGGGTTTGCCACTCTGACTTGCATATTGTTAAGAATGACTGGGGCTTCACGAGGTTTCCTGTTGTTCCCGG GCATGAAATTGTTGGTGTTGTGACCAAAACTGGGAAGAATGTGAAGAAATTCAAAGTGGGTGACCGAGTTGGAGTTGGGGTCCTTGTGGGCTCCTGCAAGAAATGTGACAGTTGCCAACAGGACTTGGAGAATTACTGTCCTCAAGTGATATTTACCTATAACTCCCTCTATCATGATGGGACAATAACTTATGGCGGTTATTCTGATGCTGTGGTTGTTGAGGAATGCTATGTTCTACGCTTTCCTGATAATTTACCCCCTGATGCTGGTGCTCCACTTCTGTGTGCTGGGATCACAGTATACAGCCCTATGAAATATTATGGGATGACTGAGCCTGGCAAGCATTTGGGTGTTGCAGGACTTGGTGGGCTTGGTCATGTTGCAGTGAAATTTGGCAAGGCCTTTGGGTTGAGAGTTACTGTCATTAGTACCTCCCCAAAAAAAGAGGATGAGGCAATCAACAGACTGGGGGCTGATGCTTTTCTTGTTTCTAGTGACCCTGCAAAAATGAAG GTGGCTATGGGTACTATGGATTACATCATTGACACTGTGTCTGCAGTTCACGCTCTGGCTCCGCTTCTTGGTCTACTGAAGTTGAATGGGAAGCTAGTCACTCTCGGTTTGCCTGATAAGCCCCTAGAGCTGCCTATCTTTCCTTTAGTTTTGG GGCGTAAACTTGTTGGAGGAAGTGATGTAGGGGGGATGAAAGAGACACAAGAGATGCTAGATTTCTGTGCAGAGCATGGTATTACTGCGGACATTGAGCTGATCAGAATGGAAAATGTTAACATGGCAATGGAAAGGCTTGCCAAATCTGATGTGAGGTACCGATTTGTTATTGATGTGGCAAACTCCTTGTCACAGTAG
- the LOC122303486 gene encoding probable cinnamyl alcohol dehydrogenase 9 isoform X3 produces the protein MKYYGMTEPGKHLGVAGLGGLGHVAVKFGKAFGLRVTVISTSPKKEDEAINRLGADAFLVSSDPAKMKVAMGTMDYIIDTVSAVHALAPLLGLLKLNGKLVTLGLPDKPLELPIFPLVLGRKLVGGSDVGGMKETQEMLDFCAEHGITADIELIRMENVNMAMERLAKSDVRYRFVIDVANSLSQ, from the exons ATGAAATATTATGGGATGACTGAGCCTGGCAAGCATTTGGGTGTTGCAGGACTTGGTGGGCTTGGTCATGTTGCAGTGAAATTTGGCAAGGCCTTTGGGTTGAGAGTTACTGTCATTAGTACCTCCCCAAAAAAAGAGGATGAGGCAATCAACAGACTGGGGGCTGATGCTTTTCTTGTTTCTAGTGACCCTGCAAAAATGAAG GTGGCTATGGGTACTATGGATTACATCATTGACACTGTGTCTGCAGTTCACGCTCTGGCTCCGCTTCTTGGTCTACTGAAGTTGAATGGGAAGCTAGTCACTCTCGGTTTGCCTGATAAGCCCCTAGAGCTGCCTATCTTTCCTTTAGTTTTGG GGCGTAAACTTGTTGGAGGAAGTGATGTAGGGGGGATGAAAGAGACACAAGAGATGCTAGATTTCTGTGCAGAGCATGGTATTACTGCGGACATTGAGCTGATCAGAATGGAAAATGTTAACATGGCAATGGAAAGGCTTGCCAAATCTGATGTGAGGTACCGATTTGTTATTGATGTGGCAAACTCCTTGTCACAGTAG
- the LOC122304043 gene encoding succinate--CoA ligase [ADP-forming] subunit beta, mitochondrial-like, which produces MSKYGIDVPKGVAVFSGDYVKKAIRDVFPNQSELVVKSQILAGGRGLGTFKSGLKGGVHIVKADQVEEIDASISMHGKYSQIQ; this is translated from the exons ATGAGCAAATATGGGATCGATGTTCCAAAAGGCGTTGCAGTTTTTTCTGGTGATTATGTGAAAAAGGCAATTCGGGATGTATTTCCCAATCAAAGTGAG TTGGTGGTCAAAAGCCAAATTTTGGCTGGTGGGAGAGGCTTGGGAACATTCAAAAGTGGTCTCAAGGGTGGAGTTCATATTGTTAAGGCTGATCAGGTTGAAGAGATAGACG CTTCCATTTCAATGCAtggaaaatattcacaaattcaATAG